Below is a window of Procambarus clarkii isolate CNS0578487 chromosome 19, FALCON_Pclarkii_2.0, whole genome shotgun sequence DNA.
ACAAGAGGGTCAATCATTGGCCACAATTAAAGGAGAGGGCACCCGCCCAAGATGGgctctcccccccacccacccagggGTGCATTGTGGGTATACGCCCTGcaatcgccaccttaagaaccatcagtccattgagatcgggttcagcaacgaaggcaaagattgacaataaaagcatcCCATCGCTCGAAACACATCAGGTACCAGAGTTTACGGATGATAGAGTGTACCTCCCAAACACCCAGGAATCAAAACAGAAGATGCCTtaaagaataatcaagaatggCCAAAAAGTCATTGGGAAATGacaataagggggggggggggggggaatgaaacgTAAGGAAAAGGCTTCCAACATAATTTGTGAAGATAGGAGCAGGAGCATAAAGCTCTAAAAAGGGACACATGATTGTCCCATGGAACAATCACAACCTGGCAGGTACCGAGCAAGCCCCATCAAGATGACAACaagatggaaagggggggggggaggccctgCCAAAAATGTCTTAATTGGGACCCGTAGCTCCTAAGCCCGGCCCTGCATACCAAGATCATCACAGCTGGAGTATGTGGCAGGGTTCtctaatggataagggagtacctaaagcaTAGAATTACTGTCAGGGGCAAGACCTTAGACTGATgtgatgtcaccagcagagtcccacagggttctgtacttggaccaatgctgtttctgataaacgtgaatgatcttccaaaggtagactcatttctctttgtttgctgatgatgcaggaATTATgagaagacagaggaagacagcaaGAGGCGATAGGATGACTTGGACACCGAAGGAATGgtacgacaaatggctactagagtttaattcgagcaagtgcaaagtgatgataggcatagggagcaggaggccaaaaccacaaggtaccagctgggagaggaaatccttcgggAGTCAGGacaagagaaagatctggggattgatatcacaccagacctgtcccctgaagcccacatcaaaaggataacatcagtggcatatgaaaggctggcgaacataaaaactgccttcagaaacttatgtaaggaatcattcagaaccttgcatgCCCCATGTCAGACAAATacaggaatatgcagctccagcatggagtccacatctagttaaatacaaaacgaagttagaaaagattcagaggtatgccaccagcctagtccccgagctgagaggaaagattactgtaactcatgacactggaaaacagaagttagggtggaaacatgatcactacctacaaaattctcaggaattgactagatagataatttaacacaggtggtatgcgaataaggggacactggtggaaaccacgtacccaaatgagccacagggactttagaaagaactttcagtgtcagtagttaacagatgaaatgcattaggcagtgatgtgggaggcagactccacagtttgaaatgtagatttgACAGCCCAGTaagcacaggaatctgtacaccagttgatttggcagttgagagccagagctcaacccccagcaagcacaactaagcgagTACAGCTCACCACTGTACTAAGCTTGTCAGCACATTTACATCCCCACGGTTACACAAAATCCAAgttcaagagaggacactattGGGAACTTTGAAAGTTTTTTTAATGAATTTGATTGGAAAGACCTGctgttaggcaaggaagtaaatgagatgcatGTGAAGTTTTGTGAAATTTATGAGAAAGACAAACAAATTTATACCAAACCAGAAATGCAGAACAAGGAAACAGGACTTGTTCAGCAGAAATTGAGAggcccagagaccaaaagacacaaaaatggaatcaatataggaagaggcaaaACCCTCCATCCTGTGACAAGGAAGCTGAAACAACTATATAATcagtgtaaatttttttttttattttttttttcaaattacaGAATTTTGATTATAGCTGTATTTCAGGCCTGGAACAATTGTGTTTAaccactaaattaaaaaattctgaAAATGGTTGGCATTTAAATTTTTTTGTACTATACAGTACTCATATTTCTTGGTATCTTTATCAAACTAAATAATAATTTGAATGTTTTATTTAATACTTTATCATGAAAATGCTGAATTCAGCTCAGTTAACTTAGCATAACAAAAACAGAATTATACTCAAAAGCATTCAATTATATGCTTTTCACAATATTTACttctaaatacaaaaaaaaaaaaaaaaagagaatataaacttgatcacagccaaatgagaaaattactctaaaCCATATTTGCTAATGAGTTCATCAGCCTTGGCAATATATGCTTCCATTGCAGCCTCCTTACTCATGCCTTTTTTGGAGTTCCAAGCATCCCACTTAGCCTTGCCTTTGAAGTCAAGCATGCCAGGTCTCTCTGCAAAAAAAGATTTTAGGTATTAAGGCATAACCTTATGTAGTACTGGCCCTTGCCTTTCTCCAAAGTTTACTCAAGACAGGTTTTAGTTTTCTCCTTTTGGCAAGGAATTCCTAGTGCCTTCCAGATCGGTTAGATTATTACTGCATGTGGCTTACACGTTTAGATCATCATTACATGCTAATTAAGCTGGTAAGAACTATTAATTGGAAATGAACTGTATAATTGTTGATATTTATcttatttacccgagggccactaaccctagtggcctcgaggtGGACAGAAGAGATTAAGCGGCAATAAtcagcggcttgtcgaaggtcaaaAAATGCCATACAATATTTGTTTTACCATATCAGAATacattttaataatattacaggaAGAAAAGAATGGGTGTCCTCAAGCTTCTTAAACTTTGCCCCGTGGAGTGGGAAGTAGTCGTGGTTTCCCTTTGTGGGGGACAAAGCcagatccccccccctccctaggtcaactactgacctCTTCCACGAAGCAACCCAAAACAGTTGCTTAACTCCCAAATACTTaagtacttactgctaggtgaattgaGGTGTGCCCAAATGTCTGTCCTGCCACAGGAACTTAACCCGGGATCTTTCAGTGGGGAAACCTACTTTGTTACAGGCCCCACATTGATGTATTTATACCTATCTAATTGATGAACTTATCATCCTTTTCCACATAGAAAAATTCTACTTCTAATTTACATTGATAAAagtcacaaaaaataattattaatataaagCATACCTGTGTCAATATCACCTACTGTTGACTGCTTGTAAAAGCCGTACAACTCTTTCAGTTCGTCATCATTCGGTTGAGTCTTGAGCTTCTTCACCTTATCAGCAGCTTCCTTGAAATTCTGCAAAATATATGCCCACAActttcatatactgtacttaaaaaTTAAGTGTCTGGGAATATTGGTATAAGAAGCTTGTGTATTGACACATTCCTTTGTCGTCATGACCGGCCCCGTGTGTCAGCCGCTGACACCACCTGTGTCGCCTGACACCCCCTCTGCTGGTGTCAGCCACACCTCAACAAGAGCCGGGGCACAGTACCTCCTCGAGAGTCATGATGGCTGCTGTAGAGGTAGTCacagtagaggaggaggaggaggagcgcagCACCGTCCACCGTCACTGTCAGCTGCCGTCTGCTGGCTCcccctcaccagccctcctctCAAGCCTCATCAACTTGTTAACAACGCCTCTAATACAACTCATCCACCTGCAATATCATCACCTCAATACTCCTCTTAACCCAAAACCCTCATCAGTGCACTAAAAAGTGCTAAACATCATAGACACTCTGTATAAATAACAGTAACAATTAAATATCTAAGAGGTGTCTGGCATGCAGGGCAAAATGCCGGCTCATAACTGCCTTATATAGAATACCAAGGTTTATGCTCgtgtattattttatttttaaacatATAAACATGATGATTTAGcgatttatatttatatcttcATACCTAATGCTACAATCACAAGGTTTTTTTGTAGGGTCATAAGAATTAAGTTATTTACAACGACGAATTGTCAAATGTCTGAACACGTTCTATATGGCAGCGTCTGGCAGTGCTGGTTATTGTTATGAAAAGCTGGAAACGGCCTTTGTTAATATTTTTTCTGTCTTTTACTTGCTTGTATGCTTGCTTACCCGTCTGACTGCCTGGCAACCTATATCTGCTTGCCTCActgcctacctctctctctctctctctgcttgctTCCCTGTATGTTTGTCTATTAACATGCTTACCTGCCTGGCTGCTTATCTGACCGTGCTCACCTATTTgggcttgagctttggctctttggtcccagagACCGTATGGCTATCTGTCTGCTTGCTTGCCTGTCTACCTGCTTGCTTGCCTGTCTATCTGTATGCTTGCTTGTCTATCTACCTGCCAGCTTGCCATCCTACCAAATACGCAAGTTGCCTTTCTGTATGTTTGCCTGTCTGTATCTGATTGAGTTGTCTTATCTATCGTTTGTTCCTAATAACTGttaccaagaccaccaccacaccacactatgcCATACCACCACACTAtggcacaccaccacaccacgctatgccataccactacaccatgccacaccACACtatgctacaccaccacactatggcacaccaccacaccataccacaccaccacactatgccataccaccacaccacactatgctacaccaccacactatggcacaccaccacactatgccataccaccacaccatcattcaccaccacaccataccacaccaccacactatgccataccaccacaccatcattcaccaccacaccataccacaccaccacactatgccataccaccacaccatcattcaccaccacaccataccacaccaccacactatgccataccacaccaccacactatgccataccaccacaccatcattcaccaccacaccataccacaccaccacactatgccataccaccaccacaccataccacactatgccataccaccaccacaccataccacACTATGCCACATCACCACACCATGCCaatcaccaccacatcaccacaccatGCCACACCACTACATCATGCTTCACCATCCTTCATTTAAGTCTTACTTATTTACTTTAAAGCTCACTTAACCTTATTAACAAATAAATTCTCATGCTGTTTCGCTCGACACTTACAAAAAGTGGTTATTGAAGTGCACCAGCTCCTGGTGCTACTTTCTCTAGGCGCGGAGGCCTCGCCTTCAGAGGGACATATCTGATATGGAGACAGCACAACGCAGAGCGACACATTATTCCAGAACTAAGTCAGCTCTaagaggaacggttgagggccacacatctatggatcatccaataaaatcagcagacttctagatgttactactgctcggcttagactcggttacaagtatctctgggaattttcactatctgctgatgtaggcctgaccaaatgtaaactgtgtcaacataaACATTGTCTGAcgtacatcacaaagtaacaattGAACCCACTgatgtatgtctccaggagtgcaggaTTCCCACAAGAGCCGCACTCCAGAATTTACCCACATTTTAGTTACCCGAGATATACATCAGTGGGTTCAGTTATTACTTTGTAACATTCTAGCTTCTTCATTTACAGATTTGATTCCAAGATATTTGTGCACATTTAGGCCAGTTAATTGGTGTGGAAAAGTTCGTTTACAAGGATTCAGGGTCACTATAGGTTTCATCTGACAGGCAAAGGTTCTCGTTGTTAGTGGTGACAGGTGGACGGGGGAGGTGAGGAGGGCTTCGCGGGTACTGTTGACACCAGCAACTCGTCCTCATAATTAACGTCgccttttgacgtatactctacctaaggcgaaAATCGTCGTGCTAGAAAAGGGTAGCGGCTCCCGAAATTGACGTACGGTCCCGTTTTTTGTTTTGGGTCctgtggttggttaggataagagcacttaagtacgacagtttcttgacgttgggaaaccttattcCTTAAAAGGATGGGCTGTGAGAGCCGCGTTTAACCATCTCCCAAATCTTGCCCGCCGAAGCTGTAAATACCAAGAtatttttcagtttaaaattcacctggaaaaaatcatcaggaATAAACCGGGGggtggggtagaaatagcctaagctactctatccctttgagatgtatttcttgcttatctcaataaacatacttgaacttgaagaggGCTTTGACATGGCGACGGCTTCCTTTCTCCATGGATGCCATTAGAGATGGTGGTTCTCAGATAAATTCTGGTAATACAGCCCCGATGGTTTAGAGCTGGAATGTGCATCTCAAACAAACAACAGATCTAATTAAGACATCTTCAAAGTAAGAGTTGCCGGCAGTGGTAATATCGGATCCATATGcacgcaatgagtcacaatatcgtggctgaagatatgataaccaaaccacacatcagaagatgaagaaacgacgacgtttcggtcgatcattatcaagtcgtatgtgATATTTATAATGATCCAGTACGGAcagaaacgttgtcgtttcttcattttctgatgagtGGTTTGGCCATCGTATCCATAAATCACTCGACGTAGGATCTTCTTGTTACATTAACAAGCATAGGTATACACAGTAACGTGCTgccaccctattctatatgaagaaTTACATAGACCAAAAATTAGctgtaagttcatctaatatccccatctcgcaggatggttagtcatacatggaatcaggagagaatatgAAATgcgaggctgatctattagcctgcaTTAGCAAACTCTGGGTACAGACCAAGAATATCCTCTAATATTCATGAGTGTATGAGGTAGTTACAGAGCTCAGAGTACCTCATAAAACTTGGTCTGAAATATTTGATAAcatggcaa
It encodes the following:
- the LOC123757518 gene encoding acyl-CoA-binding protein homolog, which codes for MTLEENFKEAADKVKKLKTQPNDDELKELYGFYKQSTVGDIDTERPGMLDFKGKAKWDAWNSKKGMSKEAAMEAYIAKADELISKYGLE